The following coding sequences lie in one Benincasa hispida cultivar B227 chromosome 6, ASM972705v1, whole genome shotgun sequence genomic window:
- the LOC120079191 gene encoding GDSL esterase/lipase At1g29670-like, producing MKLHGEVMLMLIYLFLAIESYWVDGASSKVPCYFIFGDSLVDNGNNNNNKGVARADYKPYGIDFSKDMIPTGRFTNGRNMADFIAEFLGYDNYIPPFKNTRGWNILKGVNYASGAAGIRDETGMAQGERSSFNQQLGHHNEIISKINELLGNKSKVENHLNSCLYMVNIGGNDYLNNYFMPLYYKTSAQFTPQQYAIALNKQLSNQFKALYENGARKIAIFGSGLVGCTPYAMAHFDHKGSPCVDKINNAIQLFNIGLKSLVNEFNTNFGTAKFIFIDAFNIALHDTSNLGQIIKDTPCCEIRSDGLQCALLGKVCGNRSEYVFWDGVHPTEIGMRTLASRAFNAQHPNDTYPFDINHLAQL from the exons ATGAAACTCCATGGAGAGGTTATGTTGATgctaatttatttgtttttagcAATTGAAAGTTATTGGGTGGATGGAGCATCCTCCAAAGTGCCttgttatttcatttttggTGATTCTTTGGTTGACAATggaaacaacaacaacaacaaaggGGTTGCTAGAGCTGATTACAAACCTTATGGAATTGATTTTTCAAAGGATATGATACCAACTGGAAGATTTACCAATGGTCGAAACATGGCCGATTTCATCG CTGAGTTCCTGGGTTATGACAATTACATCCCACCATTTAAGAACACGAGAGGTTGGAACATTCTCAAAGGAGTAAATTATGCATCTGGAGCAGCAGGGATTCGTGATGAAACCGGAATGGCACAG GGAGAAAGATCAAGCTTCAACCAGCAATTGGGACACCATAatgaaataatttcaaaaatcaatgaGTTATTGGGAAACAAAAGCAAAGTTGAAAATCATCTTAATAGTTGCTTATACATGGTTAATATTGGTGGGAATGATTatcttaataattattttatgccGCTTTACTACAAAACAAGTGCCCAATTTACTCCACAACAATATGCCATTGCTCTAAACAAACAGCTCTCCAACCAATTCAAG GCACTATATGAGAATGGAGCTAGAAAAATAGCAATTTTTGGATCAGGGTTGGTAGGATGTACTCCATATGCAATGGCTCACTTTGATCACAAAGGATCTCCATGTGTTGACAAAATCAACAATGCCATTCAACTTTTTAATATTGGCCTCAAGTCCCTTGTTAATGAATTTAATACCAATTTTGGTACTGCCAAGTTTATCTTCATTGATGCCTTCAACATTGCTCTTCATGATACTTCCAACCTAG GTCAAATAATTAAAGATACTCCTTGTTGCGAAATTCGAAGTGATGGGCTGCAATGTGCTCTTCTTGGCAAAGTTTGTGGTAATAGAAGTGAATATGTGTTTTGGGATGGAGTTCACCCAACTGAGATTGGCATGAGGACACTAGCCAGCAGAGCTTTCAATGCCCAACATCCTAATGATACTTACCCCTTTGATATTAACCATTTAGCTCAACTATaa
- the LOC120079342 gene encoding photosystem I reaction center subunit IV, chloroplastic-like — protein MAASNLSCIASGVVIPSSTTISSSSSRLSSLAFFPKNSNSISRSSRLVIRAAASDEAAPPPPAAAPAAATAEEPKPKPAPIGPKRGAKVKILRKESYWYKDVGSVVTVDQDPNTRYPVVVRFSKVNYASVSTNNYALDEIEEVA, from the exons ATGGCTGCCTCTAACCTTTCTTGCATTGCTTCTGGAGTGGTCATTCCCTCTTCAACTACCATCTCATCTTCCTCTTCTAGGTTATCTTCTTTGGCCTTCTTCCCCAAGAATTCCAACTCTATTTCTAGATCATCTAGGTTGGTTATCCGTGCCGCTGCCTCCGACGAGGCCGCTCCCCCGCCCCCGGCTGCCGCTCCTGCTGCCGCCACCGCGGAAGAGCCCAAGCCTAAACCTGCCCCTATTGGTCCCAAAAGAGGTGCCAAG GTGAAGATTCTAAGGAAAGAATCTTACTGGTACAAGGATGTTGGATCTGTTGTAACAGTTGACCAG GACCCGAACACTCGATATCCAGTTGTGGTTAGATTTAGCAAAGTAAATTATGCAAGTGTATCAACAAACAACTATGCACTTGATGAGATTGAAGAAGTTGCTtaa